Proteins from a genomic interval of Capsicum annuum cultivar UCD-10X-F1 chromosome 4, UCD10Xv1.1, whole genome shotgun sequence:
- the LOC107868251 gene encoding monosaccharide-sensing protein 2, producing MNGAVLIALAAAIGNMLQGWDNATIAGSVLYIKREFNLQTQPTMEGLIVAMSLIGATVITTFSGPVSDMLGRRPMLIISSVLYFLSGLVMLWAPNVYVLLLARLLDGFGIGLAVTLVPVYISETAPPEIRGQLNTFPQFTGSLGMFLSYCMVFGLSLTQAPSWRLMLGVLSIPSLAYFFLALFYLPESPRWLVSKGRMKEAKRVLQRLRGREDVSGEMALLMEGLGVGGDVSIEEYIIGPDNELADNQDEKDQIKLYGAEEGLSWIAKPVTGSTLGLASRHGSMANQSMSLIDPVVTLFGSVHEKMPEMGSMRSMLFSNVGSMFNIAENQEKTENWDEESQKDEENQMSDGSGAESDDNLRSPLLSRQGTNAETNMGPPTSLSMRQGSNFTQANGGEQASMGIGGGWQLAYRKDEKKEGALKRIYLHEEGGTGSRRGSIISLQGDHAEGEFIHAAALVSQSVLHADSLLGQHSIEEAIETQSETVTKKSIWKALLEPGVKHALIVGVGLQILQQFSGINGVLYYTPQILEQAGVGVLLSNMGIGSDSASLLISAVTTLLMLPTIGVAMKLMDIAGRRWLLLATLPVLLGSLVVLVLGNVINMGEVVHAVISTISVVVYFCTFVMGFGPIPNILCSEIFPTSVRGICIAICALTFWIGDIIVTYSLPVMLTSIGLGGVFAIYAVVCTVAWVFVFLKVPETKGMPLEVITEFFAVGAKKVAATE from the exons ATGAATGGAGCTGTGCTAATTGCACTTGCTGCCGCCATTGGCAACATGTTGCAAGGATGGGACAATGCGACAATAGCAG GATCTGTTCTTTACATCAAGAGGGAATTTAATTTGCAAACACAGCCAACCATGGAAGGGCTAATTGTTGCGATGTCTCTAATTGGAGCAACCGTGATCACAACATTTTCGGGACCTGTATCGGACATGCTTGGGAGACGTCCAATGCTTATAATTTCATCAGTACTTTATTTTCTCAGTGGACTAGTGATGTTATGGGCTCCAAATGTTTATGTGTTGCTTTTAGCAAGGCTCTTAGATGGATTTGGAATTGGTCTTGCGGTGACACTTGTTCCTGTCTATATATCCGAGACTGCCCCACCAGAAATAAGAGGGCAATTGAATACATTTCCACAGTTCACTGGATCTCTCGGAATGTTTTTGTCATACTGTATGGTTTTTGGATTGTCATTGACACAAGCACCTAGTTGGAGGCTAATGCTTGGGGTTCTCTCAATTCCTTCTCTTGCTTATTTCTTTCTTGCATTGTTTTATTTGCCTGAATCTCCAAGGTGGCTGGTCAGTAAAGGTCGAATGAAGGAGGCTAAAAGAGTTTTACAGAGACTACGTGGCAGGGAGGATGTCTCAG GTGAAATGGCATTGCTGATGGAGGGTTTAGGTGTTGGAGGTGATGTATCTATAGAAGAGTATATAATTGGTCCGGACAATGAACTAGCAGATAACCAGGATGAGAAAGATCAGATAAAGTTATATGGAGCCGAAGAGGGTCTTTCATGGATAGCAAAACCTGTCACTGGAAGTACTCTAGGTCTGGCCTCCCGTCACGGGAGTATGGCAAACCAAAGCATGTCTCTTATCGATCCAGTGGTCACTCTATTTGGCAGTGTTCATGAGAAGATGCCAGAGATGGGAAGCATGCGAAGCATGCTCTTTTCAAATGTTGGCAGCATGTTCAATATCGCAGAGAATCAAGAAAAAACTGAAAATTGGGATGAAGAAAGCCAAAAGGATGAAGAGAATCAAATGTCTGATGGTTCTGGGGCAGAATCTGATGACAATCTGAGAAGCCCGCTGCTGTCACGTCAAGGTACAAATGCAGAAACAAATATGGGACCTCCAACATCATTAAGCATGAGGCAGGGCAGCAATTTCACGCAGGCGAATGGTGGCGAGCAAGCCAGCATGGGCATTGGAGGCGGTTGGCAGCTAGCATACAGGAAAGATGAGAAAAAGGAAGGAGCACTCAAAAGGATCTATTTACATGAAGAAGGAGGCACTGGATCACGGCGAGGGTCCATTATTTCCCTTCAAGGAGATCATGCAGAAGGTGAATTCATTCATGCTGCTGCTTTAGTGAGTCAATCTGTTCTTCATGCTGACAGCCTCTTGGGTCAACATTCTATTGAAGAAGCAATTGAGACACAGTCTGAAACTGTTACAAAGAAGTCAATCTGGAAAGCACTACTTGAGCCAGGAGTCAAACATGCACTGATTGTTGGAGTTGGACTTCAAATACTTCAGCAG TTTTCCGGAATCAATGGGGTTCTTTATTACACTCCTCAAATTCTTGAACAAGCAGGCGTAGGAGTACTGCTATCAAATATGGGCATTGGTTCAGACTCTGCATCTCTCCTCATAAGTGCTGTCACAACTTTGTTAATGCTTCCCACAATTGGTGTTGCAATGAAACTGATGGACATTGCCGGCAGAAG GTGGCTTTTGCTGGCTACTTTGCCCGTCTTGCTAGGGTCACTTGTTGTACTAGTCCTTGGCAACGTTATTAACATGGGCGAGGTCGTTCACGCTGTGATCTCCACCATTAGTGTTGTGGTCTACTTCTGCACATTCGTCATGGGATTTGGTCCAATCCCAAATATCCTATGCTCCGAGATATTCCCCACCAGCGTTCGTGGAATCTGCATTGCTATATGTGCTCTAACTTTTTGGATCGGAGACATCATTGTCACCTACTCACTCCCCGTTATGCTTACCTCCATCGGACTTGGAGGTGTCTTTGCTATCTATGCTGTTGTTTGTACCGTGGCTTGGGTATTCGTTTTCTTGAAGGTTCCTGAAACAAAAGGCATGCCCCTTGAAGTCATAACAGAATTCTTCGCCGTTGGAGCTAAGAAAGTTGCTGCTACAGAATAA
- the LOC107868252 gene encoding uncharacterized protein LOC107868252 isoform X1 has translation MDQEQQEAPTFNSKSVDKKPGILIIGSTNVGKRTLISRLLSVNSEDAFESSSNILSYPWTINTKYYNADVSVWMAHLHEDFSIGALPAYDQLVALVMVFDVSDPSSFAALKDFVSRTDILKFEILLCIGNKVDLLPGHSAHVEYRRHLLKSADSSGIPYTELDSGISETEGSSLLGDDDSSLDVKRSYLDWCLEHNIEYVEACASNADFDKCLSVDGDSQGAERLFGALSAYMWPGMILKSGDKITEPSLPEQQELSDEESDYELEYEILSAGSAEPWDDTDVGWVSADGPVATNGMEGSAPNGKSEIGLVRGEMQPSSSASELEGESDRKEMPRADATGDDSEDDKGITYDFENLEQLMSEIGNVRDSLRLMPDFQRREMAANLAMKMAAMFGDSSGDEGGFE, from the exons ATGGATCAAGAGCAGCAAGAGGCTCCAACATTTAATAGTAAATCAGTGGATAAGAAACCTGGAATCCTAATTATTGGATCTACCAACGTCGGCAAACGTACCCTTATCTCTC GACTACTTTCTGTCAATTCTGAAGATGCCTTCGAATCATCTTCTAACATCCTATCCTATCC GTGGACAATCAACACCAAGTATTATAATGCTGATGTTTCTGTTTGGATGGCCCATCTTCATGAGGACTTCTCCATCGGAGCTTTGCCAGCATACGATCAGCTTGTTGCATTGGTGATGGTCTTTGACGTTAGTGAT CCCTCATCTTTTGCTGCGCTTAAAGATTTTGTCTCACGCACCGACATCCTTAAGTTTGAGATTTTATTATGCATTGGCAATAAAGTGGATCTTCTTCCTGGTCATTCAGCTCATGTTGAATACAGACGGCACCTGTTGAAAAGTGCTGACTCCTCTGGTATCCCTTATACAGAATTGGATTCTGGAATTTCTGAAACAGAAGGAAGCAGCCTGTTAGGAGATGATGATTCATCATTGGATGTTAAGAGGTCCTACTTGGATTGGTGTCTCGAACACAACATAGAATATGTTGAAGCCTGTGCATCGAATGCTGATTTTGACAAAT GTCTTTCTGTGGATGGTGATTCTCAGGGCGCGGAACGGCTCTTTGGGGCACTTTCAGCTTACATGTGGCCTGGAATGATCTTGAAGTCTGGTGATAAGATTACTGAACCTTCATTACCTGAACAGCAAG AGTTGTCAGATGAAGAATCTGACTATGAACTTGAATATGAAATCTTATCTGCTGGCTCAGCTGAACCCTGGGATGACACAGATGTAGGATGGGTATCTGCAGATGGTCCTGTTGCAACCAATGGAATGGAGGGGTCAGCTCCCAATGGAAAGAGCGAAATCGGGTTAGTTAGAGGAGAAATGCAACCCTCATCATCTGCATCTGAATTGGAAGGAGAAAGTGACAGAAAAGAAATGCCCAGAGCAGATGCAACCGGTGATGATTCAGAGGATGATAAAGGAATAACAtatgattttgagaatttggaACAGTTAATGTCCGAGATTGGGAATGTCCGAGACAGCTTAAGGTTAATGCCAGACTTCCAAAGGAGGGAAATGGCTGCAAATTTGGCAATGAAAATGGCTGCCATGTTTGGTGATAGCAGTGGAGATGAAGGAGGATTTGAATGA
- the LOC107868252 gene encoding uncharacterized protein LOC107868252 isoform X2, with product MPSNHLLTSYPIRKLTKWTINTKYYNADVSVWMAHLHEDFSIGALPAYDQLVALVMVFDVSDPSSFAALKDFVSRTDILKFEILLCIGNKVDLLPGHSAHVEYRRHLLKSADSSGIPYTELDSGISETEGSSLLGDDDSSLDVKRSYLDWCLEHNIEYVEACASNADFDKCLSVDGDSQGAERLFGALSAYMWPGMILKSGDKITEPSLPEQQELSDEESDYELEYEILSAGSAEPWDDTDVGWVSADGPVATNGMEGSAPNGKSEIGLVRGEMQPSSSASELEGESDRKEMPRADATGDDSEDDKGITYDFENLEQLMSEIGNVRDSLRLMPDFQRREMAANLAMKMAAMFGDSSGDEGGFE from the exons ATGCCTTCGAATCATCTTCTAACATCCTATCCTATCCGTAAGTTGACAAA GTGGACAATCAACACCAAGTATTATAATGCTGATGTTTCTGTTTGGATGGCCCATCTTCATGAGGACTTCTCCATCGGAGCTTTGCCAGCATACGATCAGCTTGTTGCATTGGTGATGGTCTTTGACGTTAGTGAT CCCTCATCTTTTGCTGCGCTTAAAGATTTTGTCTCACGCACCGACATCCTTAAGTTTGAGATTTTATTATGCATTGGCAATAAAGTGGATCTTCTTCCTGGTCATTCAGCTCATGTTGAATACAGACGGCACCTGTTGAAAAGTGCTGACTCCTCTGGTATCCCTTATACAGAATTGGATTCTGGAATTTCTGAAACAGAAGGAAGCAGCCTGTTAGGAGATGATGATTCATCATTGGATGTTAAGAGGTCCTACTTGGATTGGTGTCTCGAACACAACATAGAATATGTTGAAGCCTGTGCATCGAATGCTGATTTTGACAAAT GTCTTTCTGTGGATGGTGATTCTCAGGGCGCGGAACGGCTCTTTGGGGCACTTTCAGCTTACATGTGGCCTGGAATGATCTTGAAGTCTGGTGATAAGATTACTGAACCTTCATTACCTGAACAGCAAG AGTTGTCAGATGAAGAATCTGACTATGAACTTGAATATGAAATCTTATCTGCTGGCTCAGCTGAACCCTGGGATGACACAGATGTAGGATGGGTATCTGCAGATGGTCCTGTTGCAACCAATGGAATGGAGGGGTCAGCTCCCAATGGAAAGAGCGAAATCGGGTTAGTTAGAGGAGAAATGCAACCCTCATCATCTGCATCTGAATTGGAAGGAGAAAGTGACAGAAAAGAAATGCCCAGAGCAGATGCAACCGGTGATGATTCAGAGGATGATAAAGGAATAACAtatgattttgagaatttggaACAGTTAATGTCCGAGATTGGGAATGTCCGAGACAGCTTAAGGTTAATGCCAGACTTCCAAAGGAGGGAAATGGCTGCAAATTTGGCAATGAAAATGGCTGCCATGTTTGGTGATAGCAGTGGAGATGAAGGAGGATTTGAATGA